In Corynebacterium afermentans subsp. afermentans, a genomic segment contains:
- a CDS encoding alpha/beta hydrolase: MSDTAHQLDWQPDPLGDGFEQAVLPQGKDPDSRTRVDAVLVRDVRASQSKSPQKPAVLWVHGMSDYFFQTHVADEFARHGYPFYALDLRRCGRALRKDQRAHFTLAMSRYFPELTQALEILAAEHGSVVVLAHSTGGLIVPLWADHLRRDKPAEHKRLAGIVLNSPWLDMQFPKWQVAALKPLLNFFGTMFPSLPLLQRGEGTYGKSIHKDFHGEWEFNTQWKPIDGHRKYLGWIRAVIKGQEKIHAGDVDTGVPTLTLRSSHSYLGEEYSPAADTADTVLDVDQIQRWAPTLSGTADVQVIDGARHDVFLSERHAREAAFKAVFGWLDGQGFAQ, encoded by the coding sequence ATGAGTGACACCGCGCATCAGCTTGATTGGCAACCCGACCCGCTCGGCGACGGATTCGAGCAGGCCGTCCTCCCCCAGGGCAAGGACCCGGACAGTAGAACCCGCGTGGATGCGGTGCTGGTGCGGGACGTGCGCGCGTCGCAAAGCAAAAGCCCCCAAAAGCCCGCGGTGCTGTGGGTGCACGGCATGTCCGACTACTTTTTCCAGACCCACGTCGCCGACGAGTTCGCGCGGCACGGGTACCCGTTTTACGCGCTGGACCTGCGGCGCTGCGGGCGCGCGCTAAGAAAGGATCAGCGCGCGCACTTCACCCTTGCCATGAGCCGGTATTTCCCCGAGCTCACGCAGGCGTTAGAGATCCTCGCCGCGGAGCACGGTTCGGTGGTGGTGCTGGCGCACTCCACAGGCGGATTGATCGTGCCGCTGTGGGCGGATCACCTGCGCCGCGACAAACCTGCGGAGCATAAGAGGCTTGCCGGCATCGTTTTGAACAGCCCGTGGTTGGACATGCAGTTCCCGAAGTGGCAGGTGGCCGCGCTCAAGCCACTGCTCAACTTCTTCGGCACGATGTTCCCGTCGCTGCCGCTGCTGCAGCGCGGGGAGGGCACCTACGGCAAGTCCATCCACAAGGACTTCCACGGCGAGTGGGAGTTCAATACGCAGTGGAAGCCGATTGACGGGCACCGCAAGTACTTGGGCTGGATCCGCGCGGTGATCAAGGGGCAGGAAAAGATCCACGCCGGGGACGTTGACACTGGCGTGCCGACGCTGACGCTGCGCTCTTCGCATTCCTATCTCGGCGAGGAGTACTCCCCCGCCGCCGACACTGCTGACACGGTGCTGGATGTTGACCAGATTCAGCGCTGGGCACCAACACTGTCGGGCACCGCAGACGTGCAGGTCATCGATGGTGCCCGGCACGACGTGTTCCTGTCCGAGCGCCACGCCCGCGAGGCCGCATTCAAAGCCGTATTTGGGTGGCTCGACGGCCAGGGTTTCGCCCAGTAA